The window CTAAGCATGATCAACCAGGAAGGCAGCAATTATCATCAACTGTTTGTTAAATGGTTGCGCATGTGCTTTGGTAATAAAGGCAGCGAGGTGGTAAGTTTTACAGACCAACTGGCAAAGCTGGGCCGCGAGAACCAAAAGAATTTTTTAAAGTATGGCATTAGCTTTATCCGGGAATGCTGCCTGCTGCTAGCTGGTGCCGGTAACCTGGTGCACTTGCCTGCCGCAGAACTGGAAACAGCACAAAAAATGATAGGTGTAATGAATATGGCGCAGGCTGAAGCCATTAGTGCCGAGCTTGAAAAAGCGCATTATCATGTAGAGAGAAATGCTAATCCTAAAATATTGTTTTTAGATGTATCTTTACAAATTATTAAGATACTGTTTTTTAAAACGTTCCCGCAAGGGGCTCAATATATACCAAGCTAATTATGGGATGTGGAAGTTGTTCAACAGGTGGTGGATGCGCCCCTGCTGGCTGCAAAAGTAATGGCGCGTGCCTTACCAATGGTTGCAGCAAACTGGATGTTTACGACTGGCTGTCGCATATGGACATGCCGGCAAATTATAAGCCGTTCCAAATCGTTGAAATAAAATTCAAGGGTTCAAGAAAGGATTTTTACGTTAACCAGGATAATATATACCTGGAGGCAGGCGAACTGGTAGCAGTGGAAACTACTACCGGGGGGTATGATATAGGCCACGTATCGCTAACCGGCGAACTGGTGCGCATGCAAATGACCAAGCGCCATGTTAAAGAAGCCGATGTTGCTAAAAAAATATATCGCAAAGCTACCGAAGCTGATGTGAACAAGTGGAAAATGGCGAAGGATTTGGAATGGGAAACTATGCACAAGGCCCGTACCCTGGCGCTGGAACTTAACCTGAGCATGAAGCTGAGCGATGTAGATTACCAGGGTGATAAAACCAAAGCTACCTTTTATTATACTGCTGAAGGCCGGGTTGATTTTCGCGAGCTGATCAAAAAAATGGCCGAGCAGTTCCGTATCCGTATCGAGATGCGACAGATAGGCATGCGCCAGGAAGCCAGTCGTTTAGGTGGTATCGGTTCATGCGGCCGCGAATTATGCTGCAGTACCTGGTTAACCGACTTTAAAACGGTATCTACTTCGGCAGCGCGCTATCAAAACTTATCATTAAACACACTAAAATTAGCGGGGCAATGCGGCAAATTGAAATGCTGCCTTAACTACGAACTGGACACCTATATGGATGCCCTGAAAACCATCCCCGATAATGTAAACATCCTACGTACGGAACGTGGTGATGCCCGTTTGCAAAAAACCGACATTTTTAAACAATTAATGTGGTTTAGCTTACCCGGCGAGGAAACCTGGATGCCAATTAAAGCGAGCCGTGCAAAGGAAATTCAAAGATTGAACAGAGAGGGGATTACCCCGCCGGATTTGGGTGAACCAGTGGAAATAACCGCACCTGTTGCCAAAGCATTCGACTACGAAAACGTGGTTGGGCAGGATAGCCTTACCCGGTTAGATGAACGTAACCGCAATCGTAACAATCGCAATAAAAAGCCAAATCGCGGACAGGGTGGTCAGCAAGGCCAGCAACCGCGTCAGCAGGAGCGGGGTGGACAGCGCCCGCAACAGCAGCCAAATCAGCCCCGGCCACAGGGACAAGGAGGACAGCCAGGCGGTCAGCCAAGGCCGGCAAACCCGCAACAGGCACGAGGCGAAGGGGGCCAGACAAACCAACCGCGCGACCCGAATGCACCGGAAAGGACAGGCCAGAATAAACGCAGGCACCGCCCCAACCGTAATAAAAACCGTAACAACCCAAATGGCGGTAGCAATGAAACAGGCGCATAAAATATTGTTAGGACTGGTTGCTTTAGTGGGGATAACGGCAGTAACCAGCTGTAGTGACCCTAATGGGATTTTTGATCAGAATACGCCAATTGTTAACCATAACTGGGCATACGTAAATAATATTACTTACAATGTTAAAATTGATGATCCATCAATAGCCTATAATCTGTATTTCAATCTGCGTGTAACCGGCGATTATAAATATTCCAACCTGTTTGTGCTTCTACACACCACTGGCCCAAATCAAAAACCGGCGGTGGTGCGTTACGAACTTAAGCTGGCCAATTTGCAGGGCGAATGGTTAGGCAGCGGATCAGGAAACCTGTATAGCTATCAAATCCCATTTGAAGGCAAATATCACTTTCCAGCTAAAGGGGTATACCGTTTTGAGATAGAACAAAACATGCGCGATAACCCCTTACACGAGGTTAGCGATGTAGGGCTGCGGGTAGAGAAAGCACAATAAAATTCAATTAGTTTTCAGCAGCCAGTTCGGCGTAACGCATATCGCTGCGCAGCGATGCAAAGCGGTTACGTTGTATTTGGGTAAGTTTCTTTTCTACTTCGATAATTTCTATCAGCCAGCCATGCGAGGCGGCAATTTCACGCGCTTCCAGCAAATCCTGTTGGGCCAGTATAAAATCACCAATCTCACATTTTACCATAGCCAGTTTGCTTAAGTTTGATATGGTAAGTTTATTGTTGTTTTGTTGCCTGGCTAAAAATGTGCTTTGCAGAAAATACCATTTAGCTTCCGAAAAACGGTTTTGTTGGACATATAGCTGGGCCAGATCGCGGAAATTATAGCTGGCTACATCATATATTCTGAAACGCATATTATGCTGGGCGGTTTTCATAGCCGCCTGTTCGGCCAGTTCTAAACTATAATCGCCTGGCAATAAAGTATGGGTATGAATGCGCGGATGCGGGGTAACAGTAACCGGCAGGAAATTTTTTTGTAGCTGCAACTGTGCATTTTCCAATTCGGCAGGGCGCGGTTCAACTTTCTTCAGCTTCCACCATTGCGCCGATGCACTGATACTTATGCTACAGAAAAGAATAAGTAGGGCTATCCTCATTTAACAGTATTGGGTTTAATTAATTTAACCAGGACGCAAAGATAAAATGAAATAGTGATGATTTACAATACTTTGTGTAATTGGCAGGTAAATAGTTATTCAAACACATCCACATCGCCATCATGGCAGGCCCATACCATATAAGGATGGGTATCGGTATGATATACTTCACCCTTCTCGCTAATGGCTATCAATCCGGCAAAGCCATCATGGGCTTTTATCTCGTTAATGGTTTTTTGACAGGCAATAGCTAAAGGCATACCATCGGTAACACGGGTAGCTATGGTTGAAGCCATTGCCCCGCTTACAATATCCTCGCCAATGCCTGTGCATGATATACCGGCACAGGTATTGGCAAAGTTACCTGCCGTGGTGGCCGAATCGCTTACCCGGCCGGGTATTTCAAAGCCTTTTCCCCCTGTAGAAGTAGCTGCGGCTAAATCGCCATAAATATCCAGCGCTACACAGCCTACTGTTCCTAAGCGGATAGAGTCGCTCAATTTTTTCTCGTACTCATGCCTGCGCTGTGGGGTTTCAGGATTATAATATTCAAATCCATAGTTACGGGCAAAGGCTTCGGCGCAATCGCCTCCCAAAACCCTATCGTCAAAATGGATCAATTTTTCGGCAATCAGTATAGGATTTTTAACATTTTCTATATTGATAACACCTGCAAAGCGATGCGTTTTCCCATCCATTAATCCGGCGCTCATCCGTATACGCCCATCACTTTGAATTTGCGAGCCTGTACCGGCATTAAACAGATCGCAATCTTCCAGTAAACTAACTGTATACACTACTGTTTGTGCAGCCGTATGCTTTTGCAGGTATTTATAACCCATGGTTACAATTTCCTTTAACACTTCCTGTTTAGCTTGCTTAATTTCCTGGTTGGTCAGCGATTCGCTGAAGAAACCACCATGAATGATCAGTTTCATATCTGCACGTTTAGCTGTAATTCCCGGCGGGCTATCTATTTTAACGTTTAATTAAACGTTGGGGTATACAAGTTAGGAAATTTAATTGTTAAATCCAGCTATCGTAAGATAAATAGAAAGCTTTAGCGCCATAGTTATACACTGAAATTTCAACAGCTAAGAAATAGCTTCCTTTTTGGCCAAACAGGTAAAGTCGAGATTACAAGCTTTCAAACGGTACGTCCAGCAATTCATATTGCTGCCAGCCGTTAAAATCAAAATGCCACCATTCTGTTTTTAGGGCAGTAAAGCCATGCAATTGCATAATTGACTTTAATAATTCGCGGTTTTGTATTTGATTGGCAGGCAGATCGGCATAAGCCGACGCGGCTTTACGGCTAAAGCTATCGAATGGAGTAGGCATGGCCAATTCCTTCCCGGTTTTCAGGTTAATAACGCTGAGGTCGATAGCGCAACCACGATTATGTTTTGATCCTAACTTGGGGTTAGCTACAAAATTGGTATCAGGTGTCATTTTAAAAAAAGCTACAGTTACCGCATAAGGACGATAGGCATCGTATATTTTTAGTCCCAAACCCTGTTGTTTCAATTGGGCTTGCACTTGTTTTAAGCCCTCAACTACGGGTGCGCGCGCAAAAGCCCTGGCCTGTTTGTACATAGCCCGGTGCATAAAGTTATCCTTGGTAGCATACTTAATATCCAGCTTAATACCAGGAATGGCTTTGCTGATCTCTACCAACCGTTTATCGGGCGATGTTTTAATTTGGGTGATATATTGCCGCTCACTTAGTACATGGGGTTGCTGTTGCGCATTGGCCGCAAAGTGTGTGCACAGCAAGAAAAAACAAAACGCTAAGGCGATACGCTGCATAAATAATTACGTTAATGGTGCGATACCACCAGTAGGTCTAAATCCTTGCATGGGATATTGAAACGTTCGCCAATGTGCTTGTTGGTGAGTTGGCCCTGGTAAATGTATACCGCGTTACGAACGCCTGCAGTGCGCCATATTACATTTTTAATGCCGCCCTGTTCGCCAATATCTAATAGTATCGGGGTGAAAATGTTGGTAAGCGCATAGGTTGCTGTCCGCGCCACACGCGATGCAATATTAGGTACGCAATAATGGATCACATCGTATTTACGAAATACAGGATGGGTATGGTTAGTTACCTCTGATGTTTCAAAGCAACCGCCCTGGTCGATACTTACATCAATGATCACCGAATTTGGCTTCATCCGGCTAACGGTTTCCTCAGTAACGATACATGGACTGCGCCCATCCTCGGCCCGCATAGCCCCAATGGCCACATCGCAGGTAGTAATGGCTTTCTCCAGTACAATTGGTTGTACTACAGATGTGAATACCCGGGTGCCAATGTTGTTTTGCAAGCGGCGAAGCTTGTATATGGATGGATCGAAAACTTTTACCTGGGCACCCAAGGATATAGCTGTACGCGCGGCATATTCGCCAACGGTACCTGCGCCTAATATTACAATTTCGGTAGGTGGTACGCCGGTAATACCGCCCAGCATCAAGCCTTTTCCTTCAAACACATTACTTAGGTATTCAGCAGCTATCAGGACGGACGTTGCACCGACGATCTCGCTCATCGCTCTTATTACCGTAAGCGATCCGCCTTCATCCTGCAAATGCTCGTAACTTAAAGCCGTGATCTTTTTGTTCAGCATTGCCTGCAGGCAGTCGGCATTTAAAGTAGAAATTTGAAGGGTAGATATTAATATCTGGTTCATCTTCATCAGTTGAATCTCAGACATGGTGGGCGGGGCCACCTTCATGATCAGATCTGACGCTTCATACACCGATTTATGGTCGTATACAATGCGGGCGCCCTGTTCGCTATAGTCTTTATCGGTGAAGTTGGCGGCTTTGCCGGCATTGCTTTCCAGTATTACCTCGTGCCCGTTATTGACAAGCAAGGCTACCGACAACGGGGTTAAAGGTATCCTGTTCTCCTGGAACGATACCTCTTTAGGTATGCCGATATATAGCTTGTTTTTTTTGTTCTTCACCTCCAGCATTGATTCCTGGGGCTGCATCATTGCCTGTTTGGCAACGTCAGAAAATCCGCTATATTTCCCTGAGCTCATTCTTATATCTTTATGTTGACAGATGTAAAAATAGCTATTATTACGTTAAATATTATTTAAAGTTATCTCTCGTTCACCATCTGCTTTTGCAACTATGTGGACTTCGGTATAATGTGCCGGGCGCAGATCGGGTATTTTTTCGGGCCACTCGATAAAACAGTAATCGCCCGAATAGAAATACTCTTCATATCCCATATCCAACGCTTCGGTTTGATTTTTTAAGCGATAAAAGTCGAAATGAAAGATCCGGCCTTTCGTGCCTGCATACTCATTCACAATAGAAAAAGTAGGACTGCTGGTTTGGCCCGTTACGCCCAATTCCTGGCACAAGGCTTTTATAAGCGTGGTTTTGCCGGCACCCATCTCGCCGTAAAAAAGGAAGATTTTTTGGGTTGATGCCGCTAAAACTTTGGCAGCGATGTCGTTTATTTGGTCAAGCGTAAACGTAAAAGATGTAGTGCTCATATCAGGCGCAAACGTATTTGAGTCAAAAATACGAATAAATGTTGTACACGTTTTTATCGTTGCCGTGCTTTATGGGGATTCTTCGCTATCGCTCAGAATGAGGAAGCCCTACGAAGTTTTAAGCTTCGTAGGGCTATAAAATCATGTTAATCCTAAAATCACGGTCTTATTTAGGCCCGTAAGTAATTACCGGGATGATCATCTCTTCTAACGATATGCCGCCGTGTTGAAAAGTCTCGTTATAAAAATTAACAAACTGGTTATAGTTGTTGGGATAAACAAAATAATTATCAACCTTGGCAAATACAAAACTGCTGCTTACATGTAGTTTTGGCAACATCGCATCGTGCGGATTTTTAATGTGGAACACATCTTTCGCATTAAAATTAAGGTTTTTGCCCTGTTTATAGCGCAGATTCGTATTGGTATTTCGGTCGCCGATAATTTTGCTTGGGTTTTTTACCTTAATGGTACCATGGTCGGTACTTATTACCACGCGCACTTGTTTAGAAGCCAGGAATTTCAACAGATCAAACAAAGGCGAATGCTCGAACCACGATAATGTTAACGACCGGTAAGCCGCATCGTCGCTGGCCAGTTCACGTATCATTTGCATATCTGTGCGGGCATGGCTCAGCATATCCACAAAGTTATATACCACTACGTTCAGCTCGTTGGTCATCAGGTTGCTTACCGATTCATTTAACGAGCGACCCTCGTCTATATTTAGAATTTTATGGTACGAGAATTTGCAATCCTTACGCACCACACGTTTAATATGGTCGGCAAGGAAATCTTTTTCGAACAGGTTTTTACCCCCTTCATCCTCATCATTCTGCCACATACCCGGAAACCGTTTTTCCATATCAAGCGGCATTAAACCGGCAAAAATAGAATTACGGGCATATTGTGTTGCTGTAGGTAAAATACTGTAATAGGTATCCTCTTCTTCTAAGCGGAAGTATTCGGATATAATAGGGTGGATGATCTTAAACTGATCGTACCGAAGGTTATCTATCAAAATAAAGAACAGCGGCCCGTTGCCATCAAGTTTTGGGAATACTTTCTTTTTAAACAGTTCATGCGATAATGTGGGGCCAGTACTATTGTCTTTTACCCAACCCAAATAATTACGCTCAATAAACTTACAAAACTGCACGTTGGCTTCGGCTTTTTGCAGAGTCAGTATTTCGTGCATGCCCGCATCTTCCAGGCTTTCCAGTTCCAATTCCCAATAGATAAGTTTTTTATAAACATCTACCCATTCCTGATAGCTCAGGTTATCGTTCAGGGTCATCCCCAGCGTACGGAAATCCTGCTGGTAGGCCATGGTAGTTTTTTGGGTTACAAGGTTCTTTTTATCGGTCAGTTTTTTTACCGTCAGCAATACCTGTTTCGGATTTACGGGTTTGATCAGGTAATCATCTATTTTAGAGCCGATGGCATCTTCCATCAGGTATTCTTCCTCGTTCTTGGTGATCAGCACCACCGGCACATCGGCATTTATGTTTTTTATCTCGGCCAAAGTTTCCAGTCCGGTTAATCCGGGCATATTCTCATCCAGGAAAACCAGGTCGAAGTAGCCGGCCTTAAAGGCATCAAGCGCGTCGCGACCATTGTTGGCCGTAGTGACCTTGTAGCCCTTCTCATTCAAAAAAAGTATGTGGGGTTTCAAAAGATCAATCTCGTCGTCGGCCCATAAAATTGTAGTTTCCTGCATATATATAAATCAAAAAATTGCGGTTCAGGTATAACCCCAAAGCACGGCTTTTGTTAGCTGCTTTTAAAGTGAATTAACAAAAATTAACAATTAAACATACACTGTTTACCATAATTTGACACATTTGCAGTCTATATTGCACCGTTGAATAAAAAGAAGATCATAAACGACCCGGTTTACGGGTTTATCAGCATTCCCTCGGAGTTGGTGTTCGACCTGATCGAGCATCCCTATTTCCAGCGTTTGCGTTATATTAAACAACTGGGCATGACGCACCTGGTATATCCCGGCGCGCTGCATACCCGTTTCCACCATGCCTTAGGCGCCATGCACCTGATGAGCACTGCCATTGAAACGCTTTGCAATAAGGGGCAGGATATGACCGACGAAGAACAGGAAGCTGTGACCATAGCCATTTTACTGCATGATATTGGTCATGGCCCCTTCTCGCACGCGCTGGAGCAAAGCATTGTACAGGGTATCTCGCACGAGGATATTTCCACTGCTATGATGGACCGTATTAACCGCGACCTTGGCGGGAAACTGCAAATGGCTATCGATATTTTCAACGATACCTATCATAAAAAATTCCTGCATCAATTGGTATCCAGTCAGTTGGATATGGACCGGATGGACTACCTGAACCGGGATAGCTTTTTCACCGGGGTTTCCGAAGGGGTGATTAGTTCGGAACGTATTATTAAAATGCTGAACGTGGTTGATGATCATATTGTGGTTGAAGAAAAAGGCATTTATTCTATCGAGAATTTCCTTATCTCGCGCCGGCTGATGTACTGGCAGGTTTATTTGCATAAAACAGTAATCGCCGCCGAGCAATTGCTGGGCAAAATATTAAAACGTGCACGGGAGCTGGCGTTAAAAGGCATACCATTATTTGCTACACCTGCGCTTAGCCATTTTTTAGTAAATACCATTAACAAAGAGGCTTTTAAAAAAGAAGAAGAACATTTAGATATCTTCTCCACGCTTGACGATTCAGATATCATGTCGGCTATTAAGGTTTGGGCCGGGTGCGATGATTTTGTATTGGCTACCCTGTGTCATAACCTTATTAACCGCAAACTTTACCATGTGGATATCAGCACGCGGGTATCGTCACAGCATCATTTAGATGATCTGCTAAAAGCCGCGGTCAACAAATATCATATCACTGCAGATGAAGCGCATTACTTTGTTTTTACAGATACGATACGAAACAATGCCTATAAGGTGGGCGACGGCAATATCCGTATACTAATGAAAGACGGAACTATAAAAGATATTACCGAAGCCAGCGATTATAGCAGCCTTGGCGCATTAACCCGCACGGTGAAAAAACATATTACGTGTTATGCAAAGGACCTTGTGTAACAGCCTCACCTAACCCTCGCCAAGGGAGAGTGCTAAAAAAGCCTCCGTTTTTGACAGGAGATTTACAGGTGGCTTTTGGATATTATTTGTAATTTGCCCCTTTATCAATTAACCACTAAATTTGCCGGATGCAATTTACTGCCCGCGATATAAGCTTTCTGCTGAACGGAACTATTGAAGGTGATGCTTCGGCAACGGTTAACCGGCTGGCAAAAATTGAAGAAGCTACAGAAGGTGCGCTTTCATTTTTGGCTAACCCCAAGTACGAGAGTTTTTTGTACACTACCCAGGCATCCGTAGTAATAGTAAATAAAGACCAGGTTTTAACCGAGCCTGTTACCGCCACGCTGGTACGGGTGGATAATGCCTACAGTTCATTCGCGGTATTGCTGGAGAAATACAATTCTATTAAACTGAACAAAAGCGGGATAGAGCAGCCTTCGTTCATTCATCCGTCGGCTAAAATAGGCGAGGATGTTTATGTAGGCGCTTTTGCCTACATAGGCCCAAATGTTACCATGGGGGATAATTGCAAAATATACCCTAATTGTTTTATTGCCGATAATGTAACCCTGGGAAATAATGTAACCTTATTCCCGGGTGTAACGATTTATTTTGATTGTGTATTGGGCAATAACGTTACCATCCACTCGGGGGCAATTATTGGTGCCGATGGTTTTGGTTTTGCCCCGCAGCCTGATGGCAGCTACCAAAAGGTGAGCCAGATAGGCAATGTGGTGATTGAAGATGATGTGGAAATAGGCTCGAACACTACGGTCGACAGGGCTACCATGGGCTCTACCATCATTCGCAAAGGTGTTAAACTGGACAATTTGATACAGATTGCCCATAATGTAGAGATTGGTGCTAATACCGTAGTGGCCGCGCAAACAGGCATATCAGGCAGTACCAAAATTGGCGAACGGGTGATATTGGGGGGACAGGTTGGTGTGGTTGGGCATATTAATGTTGCTAACGGATCGCAGGTGCAGGCACAATCGGGCATTAGCCGTAATATTATCGATGAAGGCAAAAAATGGATGGGGTCGCCGGCTACCGGTTACAGCGACCATATGCGTTCGCAAGTGGTGATCAACCGCCTGCCCGAATTGGAAAAAAGAATACAGGAATTAGAAAAAATAATTAAGGAATTTAAGAAGTAGTCAAATTCCCATGCTTAGGGATAATAACTTCTGTGTTAATATCATGAACGTAAAACAAAGAACTATTAAAGGCCCGGTATCGGTATCGGGTACCGGCTTGCATACCGGCGAAAAGGTAACTATGACTTTTAATCCGGCGCCGGAAAATCACGGTTATAAATTTAGAAGGATTGACGTTGAGGGATCACCCATAATAGATGCCGATGTAGATAATGTGACCGATACTTCACGCGGAACAACCATATCGCAAAATGGCGCCAGCGTTAGCACGATTGAGCATGTATTGGCCGCACTGGTAGGTTTGGAGGTTGATAACGTACTGATAGATATTGACGGGCCTGAAATACCGATAATGGATGGTAGTTCTATTATGTTTGTTGACGCCCTGGCTGAATTGGGTTTTACCGATCAGGAGGCGGATCGCGAGTATTACCATATCCCTTATAATATTCATTATTCGGAAGAAGATCGCAAGGTAGAGATGGTGGCCATGCCGCTGGATGATTACCGCTTTACTTGTATGGTTGATTATAACTCGGCTGTATTGGGCAGCCAGCACGCCAGTATATCAACCATAAGCGAGTTTAAAAAAGAGATCGCATCGTGCCGCACTTTTTGCTTTTTGCATGAATTGGAAATGCTTTTAAAGCACGACCTGAT of the Mucilaginibacter boryungensis genome contains:
- the tsaE gene encoding tRNA (adenosine(37)-N6)-threonylcarbamoyltransferase complex ATPase subunit type 1 TsaE codes for the protein MSTTSFTFTLDQINDIAAKVLAASTQKIFLFYGEMGAGKTTLIKALCQELGVTGQTSSPTFSIVNEYAGTKGRIFHFDFYRLKNQTEALDMGYEEYFYSGDYCFIEWPEKIPDLRPAHYTEVHIVAKADGEREITLNNI
- a CDS encoding M15 family metallopeptidase, whose translation is MQRIALAFCFFLLCTHFAANAQQQPHVLSERQYITQIKTSPDKRLVEISKAIPGIKLDIKYATKDNFMHRAMYKQARAFARAPVVEGLKQVQAQLKQQGLGLKIYDAYRPYAVTVAFFKMTPDTNFVANPKLGSKHNRGCAIDLSVINLKTGKELAMPTPFDSFSRKAASAYADLPANQIQNRELLKSIMQLHGFTALKTEWWHFDFNGWQQYELLDVPFESL
- a CDS encoding isoaspartyl peptidase/L-asparaginase — encoded protein: MKLIIHGGFFSESLTNQEIKQAKQEVLKEIVTMGYKYLQKHTAAQTVVYTVSLLEDCDLFNAGTGSQIQSDGRIRMSAGLMDGKTHRFAGVINIENVKNPILIAEKLIHFDDRVLGGDCAEAFARNYGFEYYNPETPQRRHEYEKKLSDSIRLGTVGCVALDIYGDLAAATSTGGKGFEIPGRVSDSATTAGNFANTCAGISCTGIGEDIVSGAMASTIATRVTDGMPLAIACQKTINEIKAHDGFAGLIAISEKGEVYHTDTHPYMVWACHDGDVDVFE
- a CDS encoding PSP1 domain-containing protein, whose protein sequence is MGCGSCSTGGGCAPAGCKSNGACLTNGCSKLDVYDWLSHMDMPANYKPFQIVEIKFKGSRKDFYVNQDNIYLEAGELVAVETTTGGYDIGHVSLTGELVRMQMTKRHVKEADVAKKIYRKATEADVNKWKMAKDLEWETMHKARTLALELNLSMKLSDVDYQGDKTKATFYYTAEGRVDFRELIKKMAEQFRIRIEMRQIGMRQEASRLGGIGSCGRELCCSTWLTDFKTVSTSAARYQNLSLNTLKLAGQCGKLKCCLNYELDTYMDALKTIPDNVNILRTERGDARLQKTDIFKQLMWFSLPGEETWMPIKASRAKEIQRLNREGITPPDLGEPVEITAPVAKAFDYENVVGQDSLTRLDERNRNRNNRNKKPNRGQGGQQGQQPRQQERGGQRPQQQPNQPRPQGQGGQPGGQPRPANPQQARGEGGQTNQPRDPNAPERTGQNKRRHRPNRNKNRNNPNGGSNETGA
- the lpxD gene encoding UDP-3-O-(3-hydroxymyristoyl)glucosamine N-acyltransferase, with protein sequence MQFTARDISFLLNGTIEGDASATVNRLAKIEEATEGALSFLANPKYESFLYTTQASVVIVNKDQVLTEPVTATLVRVDNAYSSFAVLLEKYNSIKLNKSGIEQPSFIHPSAKIGEDVYVGAFAYIGPNVTMGDNCKIYPNCFIADNVTLGNNVTLFPGVTIYFDCVLGNNVTIHSGAIIGADGFGFAPQPDGSYQKVSQIGNVVIEDDVEIGSNTTVDRATMGSTIIRKGVKLDNLIQIAHNVEIGANTVVAAQTGISGSTKIGERVILGGQVGVVGHINVANGSQVQAQSGISRNIIDEGKKWMGSPATGYSDHMRSQVVINRLPELEKRIQELEKIIKEFKK
- a CDS encoding HD domain-containing protein, whose product is MNKKKIINDPVYGFISIPSELVFDLIEHPYFQRLRYIKQLGMTHLVYPGALHTRFHHALGAMHLMSTAIETLCNKGQDMTDEEQEAVTIAILLHDIGHGPFSHALEQSIVQGISHEDISTAMMDRINRDLGGKLQMAIDIFNDTYHKKFLHQLVSSQLDMDRMDYLNRDSFFTGVSEGVISSERIIKMLNVVDDHIVVEEKGIYSIENFLISRRLMYWQVYLHKTVIAAEQLLGKILKRARELALKGIPLFATPALSHFLVNTINKEAFKKEEEHLDIFSTLDDSDIMSAIKVWAGCDDFVLATLCHNLINRKLYHVDISTRVSSQHHLDDLLKAAVNKYHITADEAHYFVFTDTIRNNAYKVGDGNIRILMKDGTIKDITEASDYSSLGALTRTVKKHITCYAKDLV
- a CDS encoding alanine dehydrogenase gives rise to the protein MSSGKYSGFSDVAKQAMMQPQESMLEVKNKKNKLYIGIPKEVSFQENRIPLTPLSVALLVNNGHEVILESNAGKAANFTDKDYSEQGARIVYDHKSVYEASDLIMKVAPPTMSEIQLMKMNQILISTLQISTLNADCLQAMLNKKITALSYEHLQDEGGSLTVIRAMSEIVGATSVLIAAEYLSNVFEGKGLMLGGITGVPPTEIVILGAGTVGEYAARTAISLGAQVKVFDPSIYKLRRLQNNIGTRVFTSVVQPIVLEKAITTCDVAIGAMRAEDGRSPCIVTEETVSRMKPNSVIIDVSIDQGGCFETSEVTNHTHPVFRKYDVIHYCVPNIASRVARTATYALTNIFTPILLDIGEQGGIKNVIWRTAGVRNAVYIYQGQLTNKHIGERFNIPCKDLDLLVVSHH
- a CDS encoding gliding motility lipoprotein GldH, translating into MAVAMKQAHKILLGLVALVGITAVTSCSDPNGIFDQNTPIVNHNWAYVNNITYNVKIDDPSIAYNLYFNLRVTGDYKYSNLFVLLHTTGPNQKPAVVRYELKLANLQGEWLGSGSGNLYSYQIPFEGKYHFPAKGVYRFEIEQNMRDNPLHEVSDVGLRVEKAQ
- the porX gene encoding T9SS response regulator signal transducer PorX → MQETTILWADDEIDLLKPHILFLNEKGYKVTTANNGRDALDAFKAGYFDLVFLDENMPGLTGLETLAEIKNINADVPVVLITKNEEEYLMEDAIGSKIDDYLIKPVNPKQVLLTVKKLTDKKNLVTQKTTMAYQQDFRTLGMTLNDNLSYQEWVDVYKKLIYWELELESLEDAGMHEILTLQKAEANVQFCKFIERNYLGWVKDNSTGPTLSHELFKKKVFPKLDGNGPLFFILIDNLRYDQFKIIHPIISEYFRLEEEDTYYSILPTATQYARNSIFAGLMPLDMEKRFPGMWQNDEDEGGKNLFEKDFLADHIKRVVRKDCKFSYHKILNIDEGRSLNESVSNLMTNELNVVVYNFVDMLSHARTDMQMIRELASDDAAYRSLTLSWFEHSPLFDLLKFLASKQVRVVISTDHGTIKVKNPSKIIGDRNTNTNLRYKQGKNLNFNAKDVFHIKNPHDAMLPKLHVSSSFVFAKVDNYFVYPNNYNQFVNFYNETFQHGGISLEEMIIPVITYGPK